A genome region from Candidatus Palauibacter scopulicola includes the following:
- a CDS encoding redoxin domain-containing protein, producing MRHLTLAGVCLAIVAGCGDARSHAALMADAATDKDAIEFERAMARYDSARATSPDDAEAHRQYATLAGYFDLRAEAVLAWERALELEPDDSAAWEAYVTDLRWAGVYGTDRRYAEKILQILPEALRRAPDRPSIYEEAQDAAEDLAQFDAYGAILAEVQAMRPDDPILRHAVEALRVARAEQEEGDRGRLVRDSIGAALDALAAEVEGDPDAAAPVLYRLAAGYDSHVPQRKNDADRWLERLEAAPDRGVLADDLRYWDLTIDFEMAVRGYADSTVDVSRLAAEGLKSRRLGRRSAWVSRNLTAVRERALASIAGDAPSDRAVRGAVTVAAEPPHAKLDPEAAEPLFDAAMDVVRWQSRAQFSAIRSLLYFGIEPRAVLDAAIAIEDDLRANRPGYLYPGLQGDERERSRRNSINSARILQARALTQLGEIEAAGDLFGQVATESRGSRSLGEYGRHLLRTGRPEEALDAFVEAMAFGGSWLEPLAEEAAAAADLLPETVEERLAARRPVVGEELERRELGQRIEREAPQFAIADQDGVEWRLSDLEGKIVVLKFWATWCGPCLQEFPHFVELLKTYEDDEEVVFLTVATAGSPREEVARQIEEGGFTFPVLFDEQGLALDYEILAYPTTFYLDRAGFIQFKRAGFEESGYEEGVARRIDALRTEADAPASP from the coding sequence ATGAGGCATCTGACGCTTGCTGGAGTGTGTCTGGCGATCGTCGCGGGTTGCGGCGACGCCCGCTCGCACGCCGCGCTGATGGCCGACGCGGCGACCGACAAGGACGCGATCGAATTCGAGCGTGCCATGGCCCGCTACGACTCGGCGCGCGCGACATCACCGGACGACGCCGAGGCCCATCGGCAGTACGCCACGCTGGCCGGCTACTTCGATCTCAGAGCGGAAGCCGTGCTGGCGTGGGAGCGCGCACTCGAGCTGGAGCCCGACGACTCCGCCGCCTGGGAGGCGTACGTCACCGACCTGCGGTGGGCCGGCGTCTACGGGACCGACCGGCGGTACGCGGAGAAGATCCTGCAGATCCTCCCCGAGGCGCTCCGCCGCGCGCCGGACCGGCCCTCCATCTACGAGGAAGCCCAGGACGCGGCAGAGGATCTCGCACAGTTCGATGCGTACGGGGCGATCCTCGCCGAGGTGCAGGCGATGCGGCCGGACGACCCGATCCTGCGGCACGCCGTGGAGGCGCTCCGCGTCGCGCGCGCCGAACAGGAGGAAGGGGACCGGGGCCGGCTCGTGAGGGATTCGATCGGGGCCGCCCTCGACGCGCTCGCGGCCGAGGTTGAAGGCGACCCGGACGCCGCGGCGCCCGTGCTGTACCGGCTCGCAGCGGGATACGACTCTCACGTGCCGCAGCGGAAGAACGACGCCGACCGATGGCTGGAGCGACTCGAAGCGGCGCCCGACCGGGGCGTGCTGGCCGACGACCTGCGGTACTGGGACCTGACCATCGATTTCGAGATGGCCGTGCGCGGGTATGCGGACAGTACCGTCGACGTGTCGCGCCTCGCCGCCGAGGGGCTGAAGTCGAGGCGCCTTGGGCGGCGGAGCGCGTGGGTGAGCCGGAATCTCACGGCCGTGAGAGAGCGTGCGCTCGCTTCAATAGCCGGTGATGCGCCGAGCGACAGAGCGGTGAGGGGAGCCGTGACCGTTGCGGCGGAGCCTCCCCATGCAAAACTCGATCCGGAGGCTGCCGAGCCGTTGTTTGATGCCGCGATGGACGTGGTGCGCTGGCAGTCGCGCGCTCAGTTCTCGGCGATCCGCAGCCTGCTCTACTTCGGGATCGAGCCGCGGGCCGTGCTCGACGCGGCGATCGCGATCGAGGACGACCTGCGAGCAAACCGCCCGGGATACCTGTACCCCGGCCTCCAGGGCGACGAGCGCGAGCGGTCGCGACGGAACTCGATCAACAGCGCCCGCATCCTCCAGGCCCGCGCGCTCACCCAACTCGGGGAGATCGAAGCGGCCGGCGATCTGTTCGGGCAGGTGGCGACCGAATCGAGGGGCTCCCGGTCGCTGGGAGAATACGGACGGCACCTGCTGCGCACGGGCCGGCCCGAAGAGGCCCTGGATGCCTTTGTCGAGGCGATGGCCTTCGGCGGATCCTGGCTCGAGCCCCTCGCCGAAGAAGCCGCCGCGGCGGCGGATCTCCTGCCCGAGACGGTCGAGGAACGGCTCGCGGCGCGCCGTCCCGTGGTTGGAGAGGAGTTGGAGCGGCGCGAACTGGGCCAGCGCATCGAGCGCGAGGCGCCGCAGTTCGCGATCGCCGACCAGGACGGGGTCGAGTGGCGGCTGTCCGACCTCGAGGGAAAGATCGTCGTGCTCAAGTTCTGGGCGACGTGGTGCGGGCCGTGCCTCCAGGAGTTCCCGCACTTCGTTGAACTCCTCAAGACGTATGAGGACGATGAGGAGGTCGTGTTCCTAACCGTCGCCACCGCGGGGTCTCCCCGCGAAGAGGTCGCGAGGCAGATCGAGGAGGGCGGCTTCACGTTCCCGGTTCTCTTCGACGAGCAGGGCCTCGCCCTCGACTACGAGATCCTCGCCTACCCGACGACGTTCTACCTGGACCGGGCGGGATTCATCCAGTTCAAGCGCGCGGGCTTCGAAGAGTCCGGCTACGAAGAGGGCGTCGCCCGCCGCATCGACGCCCTCCGCACTGAGGCAGACGCGCCCGCTTCGCCCTGA
- a CDS encoding Txe/YoeB family addiction module toxin, with protein sequence MKNSQQRNAVFTMRCLKDLEYWTRQGPRRAARVLKLIRATLRDPFDGAGKPEPLRGELGGRWSRRVDREHRLTYRVTADQVRFLTARHHY encoded by the coding sequence ATGAAAAACTCGCAGCAGCGCAACGCGGTTTTCACGATGCGTTGTTTGAAGGATCTTGAGTATTGGACCCGCCAGGGCCCCAGACGGGCCGCTCGGGTGCTCAAGCTGATCCGGGCCACCCTCAGGGACCCATTCGACGGTGCGGGGAAGCCCGAACCTCTCCGAGGCGAACTCGGCGGACGCTGGTCGCGCCGCGTCGACCGCGAACACCGCCTGACCTATCGAGTCACGGCTGACCAAGTCCGCTTCCTGACCGCTCGCCATCATTACTGA
- a CDS encoding DUF5777 family beta-barrel protein, whose protein sequence is MLISGSLRQKVIGVLAVCLGSPGAAVAQNVFASTQSATLPTAAVSRAGDLHIEISHRFGYLSGGASDLWGLDGFVLNRLGLAYTPQDHVTIGVLRSNSLDNLEFNARFAGLRLDGATGPVEFAAQTGMAWNLQVEPDDSHAGHGHALAPRASAYAGGRRDGTAAENEMQAYAQVIANTRVADRVALGVVPTLLWNPRIEDADREAAVSVGATGQIYLSRMWSLFAEWIFSGSREDQEYDSASFGVEIRTPGHFFKIVVTNQHRMNPTHTLAGASEDFFDTNSWRLGFNIQRRLRL, encoded by the coding sequence ATGTTGATCTCGGGATCGTTACGACAGAAGGTCATCGGAGTCCTCGCGGTCTGTCTGGGTTCGCCGGGCGCGGCGGTCGCCCAGAACGTCTTCGCCTCCACGCAGTCGGCGACCCTGCCGACCGCGGCCGTCTCGCGCGCGGGCGATCTGCACATCGAGATCTCCCACCGGTTCGGCTACTTGTCGGGCGGTGCGAGCGACCTTTGGGGCCTCGATGGATTCGTGCTGAATCGCCTTGGGCTGGCGTATACGCCCCAGGACCACGTCACCATTGGCGTGCTTCGTTCCAACAGCCTGGACAACCTGGAGTTCAACGCCCGTTTCGCCGGGCTGCGGCTCGATGGCGCCACCGGTCCCGTCGAGTTCGCAGCGCAGACCGGAATGGCGTGGAACCTGCAAGTCGAGCCGGACGACAGCCACGCCGGCCACGGGCACGCGCTCGCGCCCCGCGCCAGCGCGTACGCCGGCGGTCGCCGCGACGGCACGGCCGCGGAAAACGAGATGCAGGCCTACGCCCAGGTGATCGCCAACACCAGGGTCGCGGACCGCGTCGCACTCGGTGTCGTGCCCACGCTCCTCTGGAATCCGCGAATCGAGGACGCCGACCGGGAGGCCGCGGTTTCCGTCGGTGCGACCGGCCAGATCTACCTCAGCCGCATGTGGAGCCTCTTCGCCGAGTGGATCTTCAGCGGCTCGAGGGAGGACCAGGAGTACGATTCCGCCTCTTTCGGCGTCGAAATCCGCACGCCCGGGCACTTCTTCAAGATCGTCGTCACGAATCAGCACCGGATGAATCCGACGCATACGCTCGCCGGCGCCTCCGAAGACTTCTTCGACACGAACTCGTGGCGCCTCGGATTCAACATCCAGAGAAGACTCCGGCTGTAG
- a CDS encoding endonuclease/exonuclease/phosphatase family protein gives MCWNIAGRKAPWRELFAMGADVALLQEARKPPPDVAPEVELGGAPWLEHQFDRWCRVVRLSDRVRVEHFTQIDPISMAKPGEMPVSGIGTSAAARVIPQDGEPFIAVSMYARWMGPLPTVPTKWRVGFADGSAHRAISDLSAFIGHEDPGTHRILVAGDLNMNPDVRPQDEYWIHRSRTVWTRMEALGLDCLGPHDGPTYHTTRGSPENPSIQLDYVFASRGFSDSITARALNKPEEWGSSDHCRLLIEVSP, from the coding sequence GTGTGTTGGAACATCGCGGGCCGGAAGGCGCCGTGGCGGGAGCTCTTCGCGATGGGGGCCGACGTGGCGCTGTTGCAGGAGGCCAGGAAACCGCCGCCGGACGTGGCGCCGGAGGTGGAGCTTGGGGGAGCGCCTTGGCTCGAACACCAGTTCGATCGCTGGTGCCGGGTGGTGCGCCTCTCCGACCGCGTCCGCGTAGAGCACTTTACGCAGATCGACCCCATCAGCATGGCGAAACCCGGCGAAATGCCGGTTAGCGGTATCGGCACGAGCGCGGCCGCCCGGGTCATCCCGCAGGACGGCGAGCCCTTCATCGCGGTGTCGATGTATGCCCGCTGGATGGGGCCTCTCCCCACGGTCCCAACCAAGTGGCGCGTCGGGTTCGCGGACGGATCCGCACACCGCGCCATCTCGGACCTCTCGGCCTTCATCGGCCACGAGGATCCCGGGACGCACAGGATCCTCGTGGCCGGAGACCTCAACATGAATCCCGATGTTCGGCCTCAGGACGAGTACTGGATCCACCGCTCACGGACGGTCTGGACGCGCATGGAGGCGCTCGGCCTCGATTGTCTGGGGCCGCACGACGGCCCAACCTATCACACGACGCGGGGCTCGCCCGAGAACCCGTCGATCCAGCTCGACTACGTGTTCGCCTCCCGCGGCTTCTCCGATTCGATCACCGCCCGAGCGTTGAACAAGCCGGAAGAATGGGGCTCCAGCGACCATTGCCGCCTCCTGATCGAGGTGTCGCCGTAA
- a CDS encoding DPP IV N-terminal domain-containing protein: MSRIANAALLIAAALSPAPGAHAQAAPDALTVADYARAEGRLASQVNPLVLGASVIPVWLEDGRFWYRNRFEGGTEYVLIDPAAGTRERAFDHARMASALAAATGEEYAAFALPFGDLALEAGTVRFEVDVEGETYACELDPDRCEVVPAPEATTARRFDIVSPDGTRAAFIRDHNLWLRDLSTGEETRLTEDGVEDFGYATNNAGWVKSDRPVLKWSPDSRRIATFQHDARGVGMMYMVTTEVGHPELEAWRYPLPEDSVIFRIHRVVVDTEAPAGSGVVRLDMPPDQHRSTVCDHVACGGTFSDVEWSADGSRFVFVSSSRDHKRAQVRMADASTGEVRDLFEEVVETFFESHANWRYLSESDEILWYSQRDDWGHLYLYDANTGEPKRQVTSGAWQVEDVVAVDAEAREILFMGNGREPGDPYFMYLYRAGLDDGDVQLLTPDSANHVVWLAPDGETFVDQYSTPTIPPVTVLRDMDGELLKTLERADISRLERTGWQPPIPFTVKARDDETDLYGLMFRPSNFDPGAEYPVINYLYPGPQSGSVGSRNFRAAHRDLQSLAELGFVVIELDAMGTPRRSKTFQDAYYGNMGDNGLPDQIAGIRQLAARHPWIDVDRVGIYGHSGGGFASTSGILRYPDFYKVAVSQAGNHDNRNYEDDWGEKYQGLLEEYADGATNYDNQANPLVADNLRGKLLIAHGTMDTNVPHSNTMLVVDALIAANKDFDLLLLPNRGHGFGNEPYMMRRRWDYFVRHLLGAEPPPEYEFGKLQPLVP, translated from the coding sequence ATGAGCCGCATAGCCAACGCAGCGCTGCTGATCGCCGCCGCCCTCTCGCCGGCGCCGGGTGCGCACGCCCAGGCGGCCCCCGACGCGCTGACGGTGGCGGACTACGCGCGGGCGGAGGGGCGGCTCGCGAGCCAGGTGAATCCGCTCGTGCTCGGGGCTTCCGTCATTCCGGTCTGGCTGGAGGACGGGCGGTTCTGGTACCGAAACCGGTTCGAGGGCGGCACCGAGTACGTCCTCATCGATCCGGCCGCGGGGACGCGGGAGCGCGCCTTCGACCACGCGCGCATGGCCTCTGCGCTCGCCGCGGCGACCGGCGAAGAGTACGCCGCTTTCGCCCTCCCGTTCGGAGATCTCGCCTTGGAGGCCGGGACAGTCCGCTTCGAGGTCGATGTGGAAGGAGAGACGTACGCCTGCGAACTCGACCCCGACCGCTGCGAGGTGGTCCCGGCGCCCGAGGCCACGACGGCCCGCCGCTTCGACATCGTGTCGCCGGACGGGACCAGGGCGGCCTTCATCCGCGACCACAACCTGTGGCTCCGGGATCTGTCCACGGGGGAGGAGACCCGACTCACCGAGGACGGGGTCGAGGACTTCGGCTACGCGACGAACAACGCGGGCTGGGTGAAGAGCGACCGTCCCGTGCTCAAGTGGTCTCCCGACTCGCGACGCATCGCCACGTTCCAGCACGACGCCCGCGGGGTGGGGATGATGTACATGGTTACGACCGAGGTCGGGCACCCGGAACTCGAGGCGTGGCGCTACCCGCTCCCCGAGGACTCGGTCATCTTCCGCATCCACCGCGTGGTGGTCGACACGGAGGCGCCGGCGGGGAGCGGTGTCGTCCGCCTGGACATGCCCCCGGACCAGCACCGCTCCACCGTGTGCGACCACGTGGCGTGCGGGGGGACGTTCTCCGACGTCGAGTGGAGCGCCGATGGCTCCCGGTTCGTCTTCGTGTCGAGTTCGCGCGACCACAAGCGGGCGCAGGTCCGCATGGCCGACGCGAGCACCGGCGAGGTCCGCGACCTGTTCGAGGAGGTCGTGGAAACGTTCTTCGAGTCCCACGCCAACTGGCGCTACCTCTCCGAGTCCGACGAGATTCTCTGGTACTCGCAGCGCGACGACTGGGGACACCTCTACCTCTACGACGCGAACACCGGGGAACCGAAGCGGCAGGTGACCTCGGGCGCGTGGCAGGTGGAGGACGTGGTGGCGGTCGACGCGGAGGCCCGGGAGATCCTCTTCATGGGCAACGGTCGGGAACCCGGCGATCCCTACTTCATGTACCTGTACCGCGCCGGCCTCGACGACGGGGACGTCCAGCTCCTCACGCCCGACAGCGCGAACCACGTGGTGTGGCTCGCGCCCGACGGCGAGACGTTCGTCGACCAGTACTCCACGCCCACGATCCCGCCCGTGACCGTCCTCCGCGACATGGACGGCGAGTTGCTGAAGACCCTGGAACGGGCCGACATCTCGCGCCTGGAGCGGACCGGCTGGCAGCCTCCCATCCCCTTCACGGTGAAGGCCCGTGACGACGAGACGGATCTGTACGGACTGATGTTCCGTCCCTCGAACTTCGATCCGGGCGCCGAGTACCCAGTGATCAACTACCTCTACCCGGGGCCGCAGAGCGGAAGCGTGGGGAGCCGGAACTTCCGCGCCGCGCACCGCGACCTGCAGTCGCTGGCCGAACTCGGATTCGTCGTCATCGAACTCGACGCGATGGGGACGCCGAGGCGCTCGAAGACCTTCCAGGACGCCTACTACGGGAACATGGGCGACAACGGGCTCCCGGATCAGATCGCCGGCATCCGCCAACTCGCGGCGCGCCACCCCTGGATCGACGTCGACCGGGTCGGGATCTACGGCCACTCCGGCGGCGGCTTCGCCTCCACCTCGGGGATCCTGCGCTACCCCGACTTCTACAAGGTCGCCGTCTCCCAGGCGGGGAACCACGACAACCGCAACTACGAGGACGACTGGGGAGAGAAGTACCAAGGGCTGCTCGAGGAGTACGCCGACGGCGCCACGAACTACGACAACCAGGCGAACCCGCTCGTGGCGGACAACCTCAGGGGCAAGCTCCTCATCGCGCACGGCACGATGGACACGAACGTCCCGCACTCGAACACGATGCTGGTCGTGGATGCCCTCATCGCCGCGAACAAGGACTTCGACCTGCTCCTCCTCCCGAACCGCGGCCACGGCTTCGGCAACGAGCCCTACATGATGCGCCGCCGCTGGGACTACTTCGTCCGCCACCTCCTCGGCGCCGAGCCGCCACCGGAGTACGAGTTCGGCAAGCTGCAGCCCCTGGTGCCGTGA
- a CDS encoding type II toxin-antitoxin system VapC family toxin, whose amino-acid sequence MRLPAALLDASALLALVFKEKGANRVWDVVRRGAAISAVNAAEVASRLGSEGWTEEEVEGFFEDSRIEVFPFDRPAALLSGAYRQSTRQLGLSLGDRACLATARQLGLAALTADRAWAELELDGVSVICIR is encoded by the coding sequence ATGAGGCTCCCCGCGGCGCTGCTGGACGCATCGGCGCTCCTGGCTCTTGTCTTCAAAGAGAAAGGTGCAAACCGGGTGTGGGATGTCGTGCGGCGGGGCGCGGCGATATCGGCCGTAAACGCTGCCGAGGTGGCCTCCAGGCTCGGCAGCGAAGGTTGGACCGAGGAGGAGGTCGAGGGCTTCTTCGAAGACTCCCGCATCGAAGTCTTCCCGTTCGACAGACCCGCAGCCCTGCTGAGCGGGGCGTATCGGCAGTCGACCCGGCAGCTCGGTTTGAGTCTCGGCGACAGGGCGTGCCTGGCTACCGCGCGCCAACTCGGCCTCGCGGCACTCACCGCCGACCGGGCCTGGGCCGAACTGGAGCTTGACGGCGTCAGCGTCATCTGCATTCGCTGA